TAGTTTTTATGCTGAGTGTTTTGGGAACAGTGATGATGTCATCTAAGGTTTTCGCTATTGGTGATGCCACTGGTACTACAGCAAGTATACAAGAGATTGTGAGCAACCAGCTAGCTGATGGAGGGTGGAGAAAATATTATACTGAAACTAGCGGAGACTGGGGAAAATCAACCATTGACAACAAAGCTACTTATACAGAAATAAGAAGATTGGCAAAAGCGTATAAAGATGATACAAGCAAGAGTAATTATAAAGCTGCTTGCATAAAAGGAATCAATTTTTTGTTAACTATGCAGTATGCTAATGGTGGATGGCCACAGATTTATGGTGGTTCGGGTTATCATCAAGCAATTACGTATAATGACGATGCAATGATTAACGTAATGATTTGTTTAGATGAAGTCTCAAAGAAAACAGGCGACTTTTCATTTATAGACAATATTTTGGCTGATAAATGTAAAACAGCAGTTACAAAGGGTGTAAATTGCTTATTGAATTCTCAGTATAAGAGTGGAACAACGTTACAGGCTTGGGGTCAGCAACATGACAAAACGACTTTAAAACCAACATATGCAAGAGCATATGAACTTTCTTCGCTTTGCTCTAAGGAAAGTGTATCGATTGTAAAGTTTTTAAAGACTAGAAATGCGACTACAGCAATAACAGCTTCCATAACAGCTGCACAGAATTGGTTTAAAGAAGTTAAGATTACTGGAATCAATGTAGTAAAAGCAAACGGAGACGTAACGGTTGTACATGATTCTAGTGCACCAACTATATGGGCTCGTTTTTACGAATTAGGAACTAACAAGGCAATCTTTGCTAATCGTTTGGGAGAAGTAAAGTATAACCTTGCTGATATTGAAAAGGAAAGAAGGATAGGCTACAGCTGGTATGGTGCTTGGCCCTCAAGTCTTGCGAACTAATCAATTCAATAATATTTAAAAAGAGCTTGTGCTAGAGATAGCATGAGCTCTTTTGCATGTAAAGCAAGGGCAGCTGACAAAACATAAATAGTGACTATTTTATCACATTTAGGGTTTAAATGTCTTTTATGACCGAAAATGGACTGTTCATGCTTTTTCTATTGTGTTTTATTGTATTTTTTTATAAGATGATATTAACGAAGGGACAACCCTTAAGGATTTAAAATATAGTGGTTACCCTATCACAATTAACGAAGGAGGATTTAAAATGAAAAAAATTAAAATGAAAGTTGTTACTGTATGTTTATCTTTAGGAATGATTGCAGGTACTCTAATTACACCAGTTGCTGCTTATGCAGCTAGCACTACTAATAGTACTACTACTACTACTACTACTACTACTAGTACTATTAGTAATACAATTTCAAATGGGATTGAAACTAGTATTGCTAACGATAATGATGCTGAAAAGTACGATACTAGTGTAGGTGATTTACTTACAGAGAGCAAGGCTTGGGCTCCTGGTGTAAATTTTAATGTAAATGTTGATGTATTAGGAATTGCTAATAAGATAGCAGCAGCAATAAGCAGGAACAACTTTAATGGACAAAGAGCTGCTTTTTGCAAAAATTTAATGGAAACAACATTCTATGCAGCTGGTGGTAGATACAATGTAGTGGTTATGGACTTATCACAAAACTATAAATATAAAATTTCTGGTGTGAAAATGTATGCTGGTTACCAATTTGATGGAACTACATACGGAGTTTGGGTTTTCGATAAAAACCAACCTAAGGGATCTTTCTTTAGAAACGATGGTCGTAGAGGCTGGGATCACTGGGCTTGCAGAGGATGGCAAACACTAACAGATAATGTAATGTGGTATAATAGATAAAAAATAAAGTTACTATATATTTTAGGGTTTATTAGTAAAAAAGCCATTGCCTATAAAAGCAATGGCTTTTTTCGTTTACTAAAGTTATGGTAGATAGATATCATAACTATTGCCTTACAGTCAGATGTTTTTAGACTATTATTTTTTAAACACAATGGGGACTTTGTAAAGAAATCACAAAAACATTCTGAAAATATGCAACTATACGGTTAGGACAAGCGTTATATAAGTGTATAACGTAAAACATAAAATGGACTTTAATCAATGGTGATTAAGGAAGATTATATTTAAAAACTAAACCTAAATTAATGGAGGCATAAATATATGAATAAGAAAATTACAAGTTCAGCTCTTGCTGCTTTAATGATAGCAGGATCGACATCTTTCACTGCTTTTGCAGCAATGGACAACGGCACCGTTGTCATAGGAAACAAAGCTTTTGATTTAGCTTATGCTAATGATGTTAGCAATTCTGACGAAATCGCTAATGCAGTAACATCAGGTGGAGCAGTATATGTTAAAGATTTTGACGGCGACTGGAGAGATAATGTTACAGGGTTAGTGATTGAGGCAAGTATTATACCGTCTGTAGTTTATAAGAATGCTACTGGAACAGTAAATTTTGATGCTGCAGATACAAGTTTACCAGCTATTAAGGAAACACCTTATCCAAAAACATTTACAAACATAACAAATGCAATCACAAATTCATCTAATGTTGTTTATTTAACAGCAGTTGATCAATATGGAGAAGCTTTTGATATAGTAACAGATTCTACATATAAAATAACAGCTACAGTGAATGGAATGCCTTTAAGCCAGAGCGAAACAACATTAGATACTATTAATAATATGGCAAAAATAACAATAAACAAAAAAATAGCTGAAAATGATATTGTAGTTATAATGCTCCAAAAGTTTGATAGAACTGCAACTTCCACTACTGCTAAAGTATTGTCTTCAAAAAGTACTAGTTATACAGTAGCAAAGGATTTAGCAGTAGCGCCTCAATCAATAATAGCTGTAAGTGCATCAGCAGATATTGTTTCCATAGGAGATGCAGCAGTTACATTAAAAGCTGATGTGAGAGATCAATACAATAATCCAGCAGATTTATCAGTTAACAAATTAAGATGGATAGTTGATAAGGGTGGAGATTTACTTGATAGTACTTCAGAATTAAATAGTGGTAAATTAACATTAGATAAAACTGGAAATACAGTTAATTTTAAAGCTATAAAAGCAGGTACAATAACTATAACTGCTTATAATATTTTAAATGGTAATAAGTCTACTTATACGGTTGAGGTAGGAGTAACTAAACTTACAACAATTAAATTAACTTCGGAAAACCCAGTGACTTCATTCAATAACCAAGACATTAAGTATAATAAAATAACTCAAAATGATGGTGCTGTTTTAACACCAGATATGGTTAAATTCAATATAAATGCTAAAACAAGTGGCACACTTGCTACTGACATAACACCTATAGCATCACTTAGGGGTGGAAGCGGAACTGACAAAAATGATATAGTAATCAGTGCTAAAACTACAAAAGCTGGTACATACGAAGTTACTCCATATGTAGGAACGTCATTTGATGCAGAGAACGCTGTAAAGGCAACAAAATTTGATGTTACAACAACTGTAAATGGAGTTGCAACAATTATTGATCCAATAATAATACCAACACTTAAAGTTAATACAAAACTTGCAGCAAATGTGGTTATAAGAAATATGCATAACGAAATTATAGACGTAAGTGGTGATAATGTTACTGCATCAGTTTACAAGGCTGGAGTATTATCAAACAATATTAATGTGGAAAAATTAGATAAAGATGGACAAGTAGCTACAACATTGCCAGTTAAATCATTAAGATTTAATGCAAGTGAGGCAGGAAGTTATACAGTAAGAATAAGTGTTAAGGATGCTGTTGCAACTTATGATTTAGCAGTGAATGCAGAAGTTACGACTATTAATTCTATTGAACTTGGTAATAATATTGTAGATAATACTATAATAGCAGGTGCTACGGATCCTGTTTACAGAATTATAAGTGTGAAAGACAATAAAGGTGATGAAATAACTCCTGACATTGCAGCTTGGACTATTTCAACTAAAAATGGAGCAAATGTTATTGATTCTAGTTTTGCAAGTATTGTTTATTACAAACATGATGCAAAAGGGGTTATTGTTAATTCTACAACAGCTAATGCAGAGGGGATAGCTGTGAAATTTGATCCAAGTTCAACTGCAGTTAAAACTTTGACAACAGACACAACACTAATAGTGAGTCTTGGAAATAAAGCAATAACTGAAACAACTGTAATTAAAGATACATTAAATGTAACTGTAAAAGCTAAGAGTGCAGTGAAAGCTATAACACTCTCAGATACTAATATCTCGGTGATTCCTGGGGCTACTGTTAAAAAAGAAATAGTTATACTTGATCAATATGGGAAAGTTATAACAAATCCAGCTATGGTTACGGTAGTTGATGGATCAAAAGCTACTGCAGTAGTTTCTTATGATGAAACTGCTAAAAAAATGTATATAACATATACTGGTAAGACAACTGGAACAGATACAATAGTTGTAAAATCTGTAGCTGATGCTACTATTAAAGCAACTGCAAACTTGACTATTGGTGATAACACAAATATAAAATCAATAGCATTTGATGCATATAATTACAAAGTATATAATGCAGCTGATGATACTAAGGACCAAACAGTAGCATTAACTTACAAAGTAAATGATGGAGAAATAGAGGTTCCTGCAAGTGCAATTAGTGTAATTGCTGATTCTAAGTTAGTCACTGTAACTAAAAGTGGTTCAATAATATACGTTAAAGCAAAAGTTAATGATGCTACAACGGGTATTGGTGATAATGATGCTGTTATAACGATAAGTCTTCTTACACCTAATGGAAAAACATCTTCAATAGATTTAACATTCTCGGATGATGCATCTGTAGCTACTAAATCAACAGTAAAGATTAAAGACAGTGTTGATGAAAATAAAGATTTAGATGGGACACAACTTATAATCGGTAAAGATGTAAATGGAAATGTTACTAAAGATACAGTAAAACAAATTACTTTAGTAGGTATCGATCAATATGGAAACAAAGATGTAGATGTAACAACTGATGCAACTTGGGCTTGCGCTAATGAGGAAATTGCTACAGTAGGTGTGAAGACTGGTGTTGTAACAGCAGTAAAACCTGGTAAAACAACGGTAACAGGTTTCTACAAAGGAAATTTATATACTGTAGAAGTTGAAGTGCCAGCAGTAAACTAATAAATAAAGATGCAACCATTTTGGTTGCATCTTTATTTATTAGTGCCACCCACGTGGCAAGTAGCATGTTCAAAAGCTTGTGTGATAACTAAAGTGAATATGTGTAATATTTAGAAGCCTATGCAACCACTTAATGTAGCTCCTGTAATATCATTTGTACCATTTATAGATGTACATTTCGTCATTATGGCTTTACCAAATGTAACTTTATATCCTAAAGCTGATGGTGTACCTGTAAGTGGGAAATTAAAATTCTTTATACCATTACTTTGACCAATACAACCAGTCATTGTAACAACACCATTTTGATTGTTTCTATCAAATCCACTGCCTGTATTTCCTGTTGCTGTGCAATCAATAAGTATATGTTTTAATGGGTCTAAATGTGCTGCTACTCCTGTAGTTTTGTTGTCTACTCCGCCAACTTTAAATCCATTACCGTCACCTTTTATTCCACCGCAGTTACCATTGTTTATAGCTTTACATCTTGTAAATGTTACAGCTCCATGAGCAGCATATAAATCATATCCATCATCTGAATTTCCTTCAGCGGTACAGTCTGTTAATGTATTTCCGGCACCTGAATGTAATTTAATTGCAAATCCATCAGCGTTTTCTCCTGTTTTATCTGCATTACTATAGGAGTTAACGTTGGTTAAAGTATTATTAGCTGCTCCATTTGATAATTGTACACCGGCATCATGGTTACCATGAACCTTTAAGTTTGTTAGTTTATTACTTGATCCTTCCATATATATTCCATTATCTGCGGCGCCATAAAGTTCCAAGTCAGTAATTGTAGATCCACTAGTGTTAATTGTTAAGCCCCTACTACTTCCAGTAGTTGAAGAAAAATTTATTTTCCCAGCTCCGGCTTTTCCTGATATTGTTACGCCTGCTGGTACAACTACTGAGCCTGAAGTTACTGTTCCTGAGATTGCAATCGTATCTCCGGATTTAGCTGAAGCTAAGGCACTTGATAGTGTAGTTCCCCCAGCTTTAACATTGATAATACTAGCAGCAGAGGCTGATGTACTCTGTAATAAACATCCTCCCATAACAATTGCTCCTAGTGCTGCTACCATACATAAATTTTTAAGTCTTTGCATTAAATAACCCCCTGTATATTTTTTTGTTTTCATATATGTAAATTGTTTGCATATATAACAATATTGAATTTTTTATTTATTATTTTCATCATATGTAATGTGCTAACAAATATTATATTATCATACTTTTATATTAGTGTAAACGTTTTTTTGAATTTTCCCCATAAAACTTTTTTTAAGCTTTATACTGTCGCATTTGAAGATATTTAGGCATATGATCTACAAAATTGGCATGACAAATGTCATGCAACTTTTACAAAAAATATACAATTTCTAATATAATGGACATATAATATAAATATTGTTAATGAGAAAAACCAAAGAAAAAAATTTAGGAGTGAGTATTAATGAAATTTATTAAAAATTTGAAAATTATCCAAAAACTACTGTCAGCTTTTATTATAGTATCATTGTTTATGTTTATTATTGGGTTTATTGGAATGAATAATGCGGAAAAAATGAATAAAGATATTACTAATATGTATAATTCGGATCTGATAGGTGTTAAGGATACTACTAACATTAAATCAAATTTATTAGAGATTAAAATAGATATATTGTTAATTGCTAATCCTAAAAATAAAAGTGATTTACAGAAAAACAAAGATGATATTGCAATGTTACAAACTAAAGATGATGCACTTATTGAAGAGTACAAGAAAAGTATAACTACTGAGTTAGATAAAGAACAATTAACAGAACTTCAAAAATCACTTGTAGTCTATCGCGTAGCCAGAGAGGATGTAGTTAAACAAGCTGAGGAAGGTAATTATGATAAAGTAAATGAACTTTTTACAGGGGTTACCAAGAGTAGGATTGACGTGGTTACAGTTCTAGACAAAATACTAAAATTAAATATGGATACAGCAAAAGTTGACTATGAAGCTAGTCAAGTATCATTTGGTAAAACTTTAACTAAAACTATAGTAATAATTGTTATAGGATTATTTGTGGCTATTGCACTGGGTTTAATTATTTCTATTTCAATTTCAAGGCATCTAAAGAAGGTTTTAATAGTTGCCCAGGCTCTTGGCGAAAATGATTTATCAAAAACTGTTGATCTCAATACTAATGATGAGGTTGGTATTTTAGCAAAATCTTTAAATAAAGCTATAACAAACTTGAAAACATTAATCGGAGAAATATCAGGAAGTGCCACTGATATTAATGCTACCAGTGAAGAGCTATCGGCTACAACACAGGAAATATCAGCAAAAATGGAGCTTGTGAATGAATCTGTAAGACAAGTATCATTAGGAGCCGAGCAGTTAAGTGCAACAACAGAGGAAGTAAATGCAACTACAGAAAGTATCGCAGAAAATGTGGCTGATGTCACTAAAAGAACCCGTAATGGAAATAGGATTGCAAGCGATATAGAAGTAAAGGCAAAACAGGTTAAAGAAGATGCTGAGAATAACTTCAGTATAGCAAATAAATTATATTTGGATAAACAAGCAAATATACTAAAAGCAATTGAAGAAGGCAAGGTTGTTGGTGAAGTTAAGATAATGGCAGATGAAATAGGAAATATAGCAAGCCAGACAAATCTTCTTGCACTTAATGCAGCTATTGAAGCAGCGAGAGCAGGAGAAGATGGTAAGGGCTTTACAGTAGTTGCAGATGAGGTTAAAAAATTAGCTGAAGCGTCATCAGCTATAGTTCAAAGGATTCAAGAGGTAACTTTAAAAGTGGAGCAAGCATTCCATAATATTTCTAACAATGCTCAGGATGTGTTGAGCTTTATTGATAGTAAAGTTACACCTGATTATGAAATGTTTGTAGATACAGGTAAGCAATACGGTAATGATGCCATAGTATTTAATGAGCTATCGACGAGTATTGGAGACTCAATGAATGTAGTAAATAAAACTGTATTAGGAATTAAAAAGGCGATTGAAACTGTATCAGCTACAGCTGAGGAATCAGTTGCAAGTTCAGAGGAAATACTCGCAAGTGTTGATGAGTCTGTTATGGCAATTGCGGAAATAACAAAGGCTTCTCAAGATCAAGCGATACTTGCAGAGAAATTAAACAATATGGTTCAAAAGTTTAAATTGTAGAATATTAATTAAAACCCTGTTTAATTCAAATATGAGTTAAATGGGGTTTTAAAATGTTTATTTCTTGATGAGTTGTTTTTTAAAAGTATCTACTTGATGCTGAAGCCATTTTATAACTTCTTTTTTATCTTTATCTATAGGCGAGATTTGTTCCCAAATTTCTTTGAAATATCCTTCAAAAGCATTAACGACCATGGGCTCTTGAATTACTATGGCGTGTTTTGAAGATTCAATATGAACGCTATGTCTTTCTTTGATAATAAAAGAAGAAACGGTATTCCCTTTGTTTTTATAAAGAGTTTCATTAACAAAAGAAAATTTATAGTTGTCATAGGTTTTTAATAAATTAAGTATATTTTGTATAAGTATAATTATATCTTCAATATCAAAATTAATTGTATTAACTACGTTAAAGGAGTAAAAAGAGAGTTCCTTGTTTTTAATTATATTTTGCATAGAGCTTAGGAGGTATATGTCTAAATATTCATGCTGTTTTATATTTAACAAAAAAGAGTTTACTCTACGTTGGTGTAGTTCTAATATTTTTATTAGCTGATCATTAGTAAAGCTCAGTTTCTCTAATAGTTTCTTTAGTAATACATTGGGAATAAGTGATAAGCTAAGGTTATTTTTAAACAAAAATTGGTTTCCAGAGGTATTATCACTTTCATCTAATGAGTTATTGTATGCTAGACTTTCATCTAAATCATAATATTCCATTAATGATTTAGATAAAGGTAAAAGAATTATATTAAAATTTTTGCATAAAATATCAATTCCGACTTGATTGTTGGTATAAAATGCGCAATCTATTTCAGAATTTAGACTTGTTGAAAAACAGCTAAGAGCACCTTTGCCAGGAATAATAGCGACTTCTCTACCCTGAGAAGCTACATCATAAGTTTTATAGTAATAGAGTAGGAATCGACCTGTTTCTAATAAGGGAATAGCTAAAAGTATAAGGTTCATTATTTCCTTAGTATTTTGGTTTAATTTGAATAGAAATTTTACAGTCCAACCATTTATCAACGCCTTTAAAATAGCCTCTTTCCATCCTATAAAATCTTCCTGAATTTTTATTAGATCTAGATTGTTGTCAGAGGATAGGTAGATTACATTATTGTTTTTACATTTTTCTTTTCCAGCTGTTTCAATTAAAGTTAATATAGATGCTAAAACATTTTTACGACCAATAATGATATTATTATTATCTTTATTTGATAAATCAATTTTTTTATTAGTTCTTATTCTTTTACCCTCCAAAGAACGACCTTGAGATTCTAAAAGAGCCTTCATTAGTTTACCTTTAATGGGTATTTTTACGTAGGCATGCCCACAAACTATGTTAAGAACATC
This window of the Clostridium estertheticum genome carries:
- the pelA gene encoding pectate lyase encodes the protein MLITKKSCVSLVLVFMLSVLGTVMMSSKVFAIGDATGTTASIQEIVSNQLADGGWRKYYTETSGDWGKSTIDNKATYTEIRRLAKAYKDDTSKSNYKAACIKGINFLLTMQYANGGWPQIYGGSGYHQAITYNDDAMINVMICLDEVSKKTGDFSFIDNILADKCKTAVTKGVNCLLNSQYKSGTTLQAWGQQHDKTTLKPTYARAYELSSLCSKESVSIVKFLKTRNATTAITASITAAQNWFKEVKITGINVVKANGDVTVVHDSSAPTIWARFYELGTNKAIFANRLGEVKYNLADIEKERRIGYSWYGAWPSSLAN
- a CDS encoding right-handed parallel beta-helix repeat-containing protein; the protein is MQRLKNLCMVAALGAIVMGGCLLQSTSASAASIINVKAGGTTLSSALASAKSGDTIAISGTVTSGSVVVPAGVTISGKAGAGKINFSSTTGSSRGLTINTSGSTITDLELYGAADNGIYMEGSSNKLTNLKVHGNHDAGVQLSNGAANNTLTNVNSYSNADKTGENADGFAIKLHSGAGNTLTDCTAEGNSDDGYDLYAAHGAVTFTRCKAINNGNCGGIKGDGNGFKVGGVDNKTTGVAAHLDPLKHILIDCTATGNTGSGFDRNNQNGVVTMTGCIGQSNGIKNFNFPLTGTPSALGYKVTFGKAIMTKCTSINGTNDITGATLSGCIGF
- a CDS encoding methyl-accepting chemotaxis protein; the encoded protein is MKFIKNLKIIQKLLSAFIIVSLFMFIIGFIGMNNAEKMNKDITNMYNSDLIGVKDTTNIKSNLLEIKIDILLIANPKNKSDLQKNKDDIAMLQTKDDALIEEYKKSITTELDKEQLTELQKSLVVYRVAREDVVKQAEEGNYDKVNELFTGVTKSRIDVVTVLDKILKLNMDTAKVDYEASQVSFGKTLTKTIVIIVIGLFVAIALGLIISISISRHLKKVLIVAQALGENDLSKTVDLNTNDEVGILAKSLNKAITNLKTLIGEISGSATDINATSEELSATTQEISAKMELVNESVRQVSLGAEQLSATTEEVNATTESIAENVADVTKRTRNGNRIASDIEVKAKQVKEDAENNFSIANKLYLDKQANILKAIEEGKVVGEVKIMADEIGNIASQTNLLALNAAIEAARAGEDGKGFTVVADEVKKLAEASSAIVQRIQEVTLKVEQAFHNISNNAQDVLSFIDSKVTPDYEMFVDTGKQYGNDAIVFNELSTSIGDSMNVVNKTVLGIKKAIETVSATAEESVASSEEILASVDESVMAIAEITKASQDQAILAEKLNNMVQKFKL